A stretch of Suncus etruscus isolate mSunEtr1 chromosome 9, mSunEtr1.pri.cur, whole genome shotgun sequence DNA encodes these proteins:
- the LOC126018244 gene encoding olfactory receptor 52B4-like, whose protein sequence is MAMFNHTSISHTVFRLLGIPGLEDQHKWISIPFFISYVISVIGNSLLIFIILTKRSLHEPMYLFLCMLSGTDVVLSTCIVPQALAIFWFDAGELSLDRCISQVFFLSSTFVYESGILLVMAIDRYIAICYPLRYTTILTHALIGKIAVVIFLRSYGTIFPIIFLLRRLNFCKSNILPNTACKHIVLARVSCNDIRVNVWYGFFVLMSTLIVDVILIFISYVLILRAVFHIPSKDARHKALNTCGSHVCVIFLFYAPAIFSVLTQRFGRHISPHINVLLANIYILAPPMLNPIIYGIKTKQIWDQVVYIFSLKQK, encoded by the coding sequence ATGGCTATGTTTAACCACACCAGCATTAGTCACACTGTCTTCCGCTTACTCGGCATCCCTGGCCTTGAGGATCAGCACAAATGGATTTCCATCCCTTTCTTTATATCCTATGTCATTTCTGTAATTGGAAATAGCCTTCTCATCTTTATTATCCTCACAAAGAGAAGTCTCCATGAGCCCATGTACCTCTTCCTCTGCATGCTCTCTGGAACAGATGTTGTCCTCTCAACTTGCATTGTACCCCAGGCCTTGGCCATCTTCTGGTTCGATGCTGGGGAGCTCTCTCTTGATCGTTGTATTTCTCAGGTATTCTTCCTCTCTTCCACTTTTGTGTATGAGTCAGGGATCTTACTAGTGATGGCTATTGACCGCTACATTGCCATATGCTACCCACTGAGATACACCACTATTCTTACGCATGCGCTAATTGGAAAAATTGCTGTGGTCATCTTTCTGAGAAGTTACGGTACTATATTTCCCATAATATTTCTTCTGAGAAGACTGAATTTCTGCAAAAGTAATATTCTCCCAAATACTGCATGTAAGCATATTGTCTTGGCCCGTGTTTCCTGTAATGACATCCGAGTAAATGTCTGGTATGGTTTTTTTGTCCTAATGTCAACTTTGATTGTAGatgttatcttaatttttatttcttacgtTCTGATTCTCCGTGCTGTCTTCCACATTCCATCTAAAGATGCTCGCCACAAAGCTCTCAACACATGTGGTTCCCACGTTTGtgttatctttctcttttatgCACCTGCCATCTTCTCTGTCCTTACTCAGAGGTTTGGACGTCATATCTCACCCCATATTAATGTCCTACTGGCTAATATCTATATTCTGGCTCCACCTATGCTGAACCCTATCATTTATGGGATCAAGACAAAACAGATCTGGGATCAAGTGGTTTATATATTCTctttgaaacaaaaatga
- the LOC126018210 gene encoding olfactory receptor 52M1-like — translation MLMSNNACLVPTSFWLTGIPDLESLHIWLSIPFSSMYFVAVVGNLTILAVVKVERSLHQPMYFFLCMLAIIDLVLSTSTMPKLLSIFWFGAHNIDPDACLAQMFFVHCFATVESGIFLAMAYDRYVAICNPLRHTTVLTNAVVTQLGLAALLRGVIYIGPLPLLIRLRLPLYRTQVIAHSYCEHMAVVTLACGNTKVNNLYGMGIGFLVLILDSLAIAASYVMIFRAVMGLATPEARLKTLGTCGSHICAILVFYIPIAVSSLTHRFGHHVPPHIHILLANFYLLIPPILNPVVYAVRTKQIRERLLHILKLGAPSK, via the coding sequence ATGCTTATGTCTAACAATGCCTGCTTGGTACCTACTTCTTTCTGGCTCACTGGCATCCCAGACCTGGAATCCCTACATATCTGGCTTTCCATACCTTTCAGTTCTATGTATTTCGTTGCTGTAGTGGGAAATTTAACCATTTTGGCAGTGGTAAAGGTGGAACGCAGCCTGCACCagcccatgtacttcttcctatGTATGTTGGCTATCATTGACTTGGTCCTGTCAACATCTACCATGCCCAAATTGTTATCGATCTTCTGGTTTGGTGCCCACAATATCGACCCGGATGCTTGCTTAGCCCAGATGTTTTTTGTTCACTGTTTTGCCACTGTTGAGTCAGGCATCTTTCTTGCCATGGCTTATGATCGCTATGTGGCCATCTGTAACCCACTTCGTCACACCACAGTGCTCACCAATGCTGTAGTGACTCAGTTGGGCCTGGCTGCCCTCCTTCGAGGAGTAATCTACATTGGACCCTTACCTCTGCTGATTCGCCTGCGGTTGCCCCTCTACCGAACTCAAGTTATTGCACATTCTTATTGTGAGCACATGGCAGTGGTCACCTTGGCATGCGGTAACACAAAAGTTAATAACTTGTATGGAATGGGAATTGGTTTTCTGGTACTGATTCTAGATTCTTTAGCCATTGCTGCCTCCTATGTGATGATTTTCAGAGCTGTAATGGGGTTGGCTACTCCTGAAGCCAGGCTTAAAACTCTAGGGACTTGTGGTTCTCACATATGTGCAATTCTTGTTTTCTATATTCCCATTGCTGTTTCTTCTTTAACACACCGCTTTGGCCATCATGTGCCTCCTCATATTCATATCCTTTTAGCTAACTTCTACCTCCTCATCCCACCCATCCTCAACCCAGTTGTCTATGCCGTCCGCACTAAACAGATTAGAGAGAGGCTTCTCCACATTCTTAAATTAGGGGCTCCTTCAAAATAA